TTGCAATAACATTACTTAATACTTTTTTACCATCTTCAAGTATAGCAACTGATGTTTCATCACAAGAACTTTCAATAGCTAAAATTAACATATTGTATACCTCTTTTCTAATTTTATTTTAACAAATTTGTATAAACTTGTAAAGGGGAATATATTATGTTAAAATGGTAATAATTAAAAGTTTTGGAGGTAGAAATGAAAGCGTATTTTGTAAGACATGGAAAGACAGAATGGAACCTTGCTGAAAAGATACAAGGGTGGGCAGATTCACCATTACTACCTGACGATAAATCGCCTGAAAAAGCAGCTGAAAAATTAAGAGGCATAGAGTTTGATTACATATGTAGTAGTGATTTAGGAAGAGCAGTAGAAACTAAAAGAAGAATATTAGAAATTTTAGGTTTAAAAAATGATGGAAATGAACATCCTGAATTTAGAGAAGTTGGCTTTGGAGTACTTGAAGGAGCACCTATAGAATTACTTAAGACTGAATATGCGGATTTATGGAGGAAATATAAGACATATGTCCAAGATTTTACTCCTTCAGATCATTTTGAGGGGTTTGAAAGCGTTATAGATGTAAGAGCAAGGGCATTGAAAAAACTTTACGAACTTAAAGAAATATATGGAGAAAATGCAAAAATATTAGTTGTTGCACACGGTTCTATTATGTCTATACTAGAAAATGATGGTAAAGAATTAGCTGAACCTGCTGTAATTATCGAAAATGGAGGAGTTTTAGAATTAGAAATATAGTATCTAATGAAATTCTAAGATTTAACATTGAATAAATCAAAGGATGCTGCTGTATAATGGATTCATACCAAGAGAAAAAGCGAAGAACTTTTTCTTCATAACTCCTTTTTAAGGCCGTTTAACCGACGGCTTTTTTCTTTATATACAGAAATACCTAAATTAAAATAGTAAGTGTTCAAAAGTTTAATTAAGCTAGATTTAATAGACACTCATAAACTTGATTAGATGTTAAAGCATTGAAAATTTTTCTTGGATAATTATTCATGAATGTTTCAATGTGTTTAACATCTTTTTTTCTTAAATAATTCATAGATACACCTTTAGGTATAAATCTTCTAACCATTTTATTATTATTTTCATTACATCCTCTCTCATTAGAACAATAAGAATGAGCAAAATACCAATCAATACCTGAATCAGTAATTTCTTTAATATTTGCAAATTCACTTCCATTATCAGAAGTAATTGATTTTATTATATATTTCTTACTCTTAATAATTTTTTTAACTTCCTTAACAACATTATCATTAGTTTTAGAAGATAATAAACAAACTATTCTAAGTCCAATAACACTATCTATTTCCCAATGACCTAGCTCTTCTCTATTGTTAATATGATAAGGAGAATGTTTTTCTTTTAATAATTTTGCAATATCTTTAGCTAATTTAACGTTATTATCAATTTTACGAGGTAATTCTTTCTTTGTGATACTTTCCTTGAGAGTAGATTAAAATCGAATCATTAAGGTAATCAAGTTGTTCTATAGTTCTTCTCTTAATTTCTCTTTTTATTGTTTTTGTATATTTAGCTAAGATATCAGCTATATTTTTTATGCCCTTTAGTGGGATTAGAAACATATTTAGTTAAATCCTTTATTTTAGCTTGTTTTAGTAGATGTGATATTATTACTCTATCTGCATAATTCAAATGTTTATATTTATTTCTAAATTTATGTTATTATTAGTCATGGGTATACAGTTCCTTTCAATGAATTTAGTCGTTTATGATTGTACTGTATATCCACTTTTTTTCAACTCATATTTTGGACACTTACTATTTTAATTTAGGAATATATAAAATGTAAACATTTTCCCTTTAAAAAATGCGGTATATATGTTAAAATTAAAGTAATGTATTTAGGAGGGAAATATATGTCTAAGGATAATAAATCAAAAAAGAATATAAATAAAAATATTAGTAATAATAATCCTAATGTATGGATAAATGCGAGTGTATTAACAATTGCAGTTTTCTTACTGGGATTAACATTAATGGAAAGGTTCATATCTAATGATAGCTTTATAGAAACTTTTCTAAGTTTAATAGTAACAAATTTAAAAATGGTATTTGGAAGTACATTAATAGTATTCTTACTATTAGTTATACTTTTTAACTTTTTTGCTATTAAGAATAGAAGAAAAATAAGCTCTATGCCATTAATTAGAAAAATAATGTGGGTACTTGCTTTCTTATTCTTTGCTATGACTTTAACAGTGTTTAGCTTAGGAGAAATTACAGGAACTACTATGCTTGATGCAGGACAAGAAATACTTGCTAATGCTTTTATGCACAAAGGTGGAGGTATAATAGGGGCAGTAATGGCTATACCTTTTTTTGCGGTAGTTAATCAAATTTGGTTCTTTTTTCTAACTTTAGGAATGTTTATACTTACAACATTCTTTGCTATGGGTAAGACTATTAGATTAATATATCTAAGTATAACTAATACTTTAGAATATTATTCATCAGAGGAATATTTAAATAAGAAAAAAATAATAGAAGCAAAAAAAACTTATGAGAAAAGATTGCAGGAAACAGAAGAAAAACAATATGAAGATGATTTTGTAAACTATTTTATTAATAAGACAAATAAAAAGCTTGATGATG
This portion of the Streptobacillus canis genome encodes:
- a CDS encoding histidine phosphatase family protein, which gives rise to MKAYFVRHGKTEWNLAEKIQGWADSPLLPDDKSPEKAAEKLRGIEFDYICSSDLGRAVETKRRILEILGLKNDGNEHPEFREVGFGVLEGAPIELLKTEYADLWRKYKTYVQDFTPSDHFEGFESVIDVRARALKKLYELKEIYGENAKILVVAHGSIMSILENDGKELAEPAVIIENGGVLELEI
- a CDS encoding IS30 family transposase, translated to MTKKELPRKIDNNVKLAKDIAKLLKEKHSPYHINNREELGHWEIDSVIGLRIVCLLSSKTNDNVVKEVKKIIKSKKYIIKSITSDNGSEFANIKEITDSGIDWYFAHSYCSNERGCNENNNKMVRRFIPKGVSMNYLRKKDVKHIETFMNNYPRKIFNALTSNQVYECLLNLA